ATAGGTCAGCGAATATTCTTGCCCCCGTACATCAAGAACAACATCGGTGTGAGTGGTAGCGTACTTTACGCTTACCGGATGAATCTGAGCCGCTGGATCAAACCCAACGGAAAGAATACGGTCGCCCGCTGCCGCACAACGACGCAGCAGTTCCTGACCCCATTTGTCATCGATACAGATAACACGACGCGCAGGATAGTCCGACGAGAAAAGCAGTGCTTTCGCTTCAAAATATGCCTCGAACGTCTTGTGATAGTCCAGATGATCCTGCGTTAAGTTTGAAAACGCGGTAACGGCAAAATGCGTACCCCACGTACGTTCAAGGTCGAGCGCGTGTGAACTTACTTCCATGGCCACTGTATCGCAACCGGCATCACGCATACGAGCAAATAAGTGCTGCAAATCGACCGATTCAGGTGTCGTGCGCTCGGCATGTTCCAAGCGCCCCGCAATACGGTTGCCTACCGTGCCAATAACACCGGTTGTTCGGCCAGCAACCTCCGCGATGTGTTCAACGAGATATGTCGTAGTTGTCTTGCCGTTCGTGCCGGTAATACCAACAAGATGGAAATCAGTCGACGGATGCCCATAGAAATTAGCAGCGGCGGCGGCCATAGCGCGACGAGTGTCGGAAACGATTATTTCCACCACGTCAGTTGCATCGGCAAGGTATACCTTGCGTTGTGCCACGATAACGCGGGCGCCATGATCAATGGCATCCTGGGCAAATGAGTGCCCATCGACGTTGGTACCGACAATGCAGAAAAACGCATCGCCTGCTGTAACAGCATCGCTGCGATAAGCAATGCCGCTTACCGGTTCATCGGCGTTTCCTAAAAACGTGCAATCGATGCCTTCGAATAGTTCCCTGCAGGTCATAGCCATGAATAGGGTCCTTTACTGTGCAGTAATTTTGTAACGATTGATAGCGAACGACATTATATCCTTAAAGGCCGAGGCAGTCGAAGCGTCACCAGGAACTTCCGTTACCCCTACAAAACAGACGAGTTTCGAGGTCGAAGCGGGAATATACCCGATAAAGCTAATGTTATACCGGTCTGATGCATACCGTCCCGAGTCGTCAGTGTATTGGGCCGTTCCGGTCTTACCCGCTGGCTTAAATCCTTCAATTTGCGCCTTCTTACCCGTTCCTTTTGCCACGACTTCCTGAAGCATGCCTTCAAGGGGTGCGAGCGCTTCGGTATTCTCGAAAATCTGGCCTTCTTCCCACGAAGAGGCGTTTTGACTATCAGGCGTGTTCCCTGATAGTAGGAAGTGCGGTTGATACGCTACCCCACCATTAGCAAGGGCACCATAAAACCGTGCCATCTGCAGTGGTGTTACTGTTAAGCCCTGGCCAAAGCTGACATTGTAGGATTGAATAGTCGACCACGTGCTTACATCGGTGCAATAACCAGCAGATTCTCCGGGGAAATCAATGCCGGTTGCTTCAGTTAAGCCATATGCTTGAATCTTATGATAGAGCTGCCTAAATCCCAATTGTTTGGCAGCAAGCGACGTACCAATATTCGATGAACGAGCAAGTATCTGTGTCAAAGTCATCGTTTCGCTCGCCCGGTCATGAGCATCAGTGACCGTATACTCGTCGGCAGGCAAGCTTGAAGGACAATACAGCTCGCTTTCCGGAGAAAGAACTCCCGCTTCGAGAATAGCTGCCATTGTCACGCCCTTGAAAATGGATCCCGGTTCATATGCCACACTAATCGGCATAAGAGAAGTTGAACCTTCTTTAACCGAAGAGCGATCCTCTGGATTTAAATACGGCGTCGACGCACAAGCAATTACCTCGCCGGTCGCGCCATCGTAGAGTAATGCATCGCCCCGTTTTCCTGAAAGCTCGCTGACTTCCTTAGTGAGGCGTGTTTCGAGCCGCTCTTGCATATCAACATCAAGAGAAACCACGATGTCTTTGCCGTCTTGCGCTTGGCGCACCTCGGTCAACCCACCCGCTACCGCGTATCCATTTCCGCCGCGTTCGATGCGCATTTCACCGCTTGTACCAGCAAGAGTCTCGTCATAGTAAAGTTCAAGACCAGAAACGCCTTTGCCGTCAACATCACACAGCCCAATCACCTGACCGGCAACCTGACCATAGGGGTACACGCGCTTTGAATCGGCAAGGAAATAAATACCTGCTAGCTTCATATCCTTTATACGCACAGCAGTATCTTTATCGGCTTTCCGATATATATAGGCAAAGGATGAATCTGATTTTGAAAGCGCATCGATATAGTCGCTTGCCGTACCGCCGAGCTCGCCTGCAAGAAGGTTTGCGTCACCCTCTGGGTCGGTTACTTCACTGGGATTACAATAAATTGTTGTGGCATCAATTGTTGTCGCAAGTACTTTCCCATTGCGATCATAAATTGTGCCGCGTTTAGCCTCTACCTGTACTGTTTGTGTGCGAGACGCAATTGCTTCAGCGGCATTATCAGGCCCAATAATTAACGATAAATAGGCTAATCTAAAAACACCAACAAGAGCTACTAAGGCAAACAATATGAGTATAAAAGTAACGCGTGAACCCGAAGCAGGCACAAGCGCTGCCGTTTCATCAAACTGGTGTGAGTGGGAAACCCGCGACGATGCGCGTGGATACCGACTTGACGGACGGGAGGCCATCGCCGCGCTTAAGAAGCAGCCCGAGAGAGGCTTGCGGACAGGGAAAGATTACCAGCGCTGTCAAAAGCAACAACATCGCGTGAAAGGGTTATCTGTTCTGCAACAGGACTTTCTGCCATGCCAAGCTGTGTCGCCCGTTCATGTATGTGCCCCTGAGAAGACAAGGTGCATTGTTGCACTGCTAAAGCGGCATTTGCTGAACGCATCGACTTCACTTCAGCGCTCATGTCCTGTTGGCTGATTTGCGTGCTCACGGTTGCGGCAGCAAGACCAACACGCACACAGGAAAGAGCAATAAAGGCAAGAAGCGCAACAAGGATAATACCCGTTGCCTTCGCAACGAAAGGAGAAGCAACAGGCGCAGGACGAGTGCCGGGTACGACACGTACCTGACTTGCGCGACGCGGACGCGCTACCGCTTGATCATATGTGTCAAGACGATATGCGCGGGCACTGCTTGCCATTGTCTTTCCCCTTTCTATTTTTTATATCCGACCAATATCGTCGGCAAATCTCCCAATAGTAGTTCTAAAGCTTTTCTGCGACACGCAGCTTTGCACTGCGAGCACGCGGATTACGCTCTATTTCTTCTGGCGTCGGCAAAACGGGCTTTCGCGTGATTACTTTGATTATCGGCACATTTCCACATACACATACTGGTAAGTCTGGTGGACAGGTACAGCCACGCGAGAAGCGCAGGAATGTTTCCTTTACAATGCGGTCTTCAAGCGAGTGATAGCTGATTACCGCCAGGCGACCTCCGGGAGCAAGCCAACGTATAGCCGCCTCTAATCCTTGCTGTAAGACGTCTAATTCAGAATTAACCTCTATGCGAAGAGCCTGAAATGTTCGCTTTGCGGGATGTCCCCCTGAACGACGCGCCGATGCGGGAATAGCTGCCTTGATGATGTCAACAAGCTGATCGCTTGTTTCTATACGAGCATGAGTACGTGCTTGCACGATAAAATCAGCGATGCGCGTAGCCCACCTCTCATCGGAATAAGTGCGGATGATCCGGGCGAGATCTGCTGCGTTGTAAGTGTTGATGATCTCTGCTGCGGTTAGGGTTGATTTACCCGGATCCATTCGCATATCCAACGGCGCTTTCTCTTTGAAAGAGAAACCGCGTGATGGCGTGTCAATCTGCACCGAAGATACCCCCAAGTCGAACAGAAATGCGTCGACTGAAGGAATGTCCGCTTGAAGGAGGAGTTCATCCATATCGCCAAAGTTGCCACGGAGCAAGCAAAGTTCGGGGCGTTTGTCAGTAGGAAGAGCCAGAAGCCGAGTTCGTGCGGCAGTAAGTGCCACTTCATCCTGGTCGATACCCACAAGCGTTCCGGCTGTTTGAATATGCTTGGCCGCTTCTATGGAATGCCCTGCCCCACCAAGCGTTGCATCGACGTAGGTGCGCCCCGTTTCAAGACGTAAGTAATCGAGGCATTCGGTAAGCAGAACTGGTATATGCCGATATTCGTTTGTCACCGCGCTCACGCCAAGGGCCTAATCGCTGAACAGATCCGAAAAATCGACGCTGTTCAAGAACTCGTCCCAACGCTTTGCGTTCCAGATCTCAAGGTGGTCATCGTTGCCCGTAAGCACGACTTCCTTATCGAGGCCCGCTTCGGCGCGCATATCGGCTGAAAGACCAATACGACCCGAATTGTCCACTTCCACGTCGCGAGCACGAGCATTCAATGCACGGCGCAGCGCAACATGGCGTGAACTGGTGGGCTTGTAGCCGCCTTCACTTTCAAAGAACGAATTAACCCACATGCTGAACGAATCAGGTTCGAACACATAGAGGCATTCTTTCTTTGGAGAAAGCGTCACCTTGAGGTTCTTCGGAAGCACTTTACGAAAAGCAGAGGGCATGGAAACACGGCCTTTTGCATCAAGTTTGTGATGATGCTCGCCAACCAGCTCAGTCATGCCGCCCCCTTTCGTATCGAGCTTCTGCGATGACATTCTATCCCACTTCATCCCACTTCACAAGACAACCATGACACTAAATTGCAAATTCATGCCCTTTGACCGGGAAAAATAGCATGTCTTACTCGCTGTGGAAGCTAGATAATGAATACAGGAAAACTAGACCGCTATATATTGTGTTACAAGGAGTTATAAAGAATGTGGGATGAAGTGGGACGTAATTTACCGCCGCGCACGCGGATGGGCGCTGCGATACTCTTCCTGAAGATGAGTTTGCTGGACATGGGTATATATCTGCGTTGTCGCAATATCTGAGTGGCCCAACATATCTTGGATAATTCGCAGGTCGGCACCGCCCTCAAGCAAATGAGTTGCACACGAATGACGCAGTGTATGAGGATGGAGGTTATCAATCCCCACACGTAATCCCGCATTACGCACGATACGGTGAACACTCTGCCGCGTTAGCCGACTACCACGCGCATTCAGAAATACCGCCATAGTAGAAGTTCTACCCGCGCGAGCCAGAACCGGTCTGCCGTGTTCAAGATAGTCACACAGCGCCTTTTCGGCGGTGCCAGCAAGCGGAACTATCCGTTCTTTATCGCCTTTGCCACGTACCAATAAAACACCATCGTCAGTATTCACTCTATCAACGTCGAGCCCGCAGAGTTCACTTGCACGCAGCCCGCATCCATAGAGAACCTCTAATAGAGCTCGATCGCGAAGATCAACCGGCCTATCGCCAATGGATGAATCCAGAAGTCGCCCAACCGTGTCGATGCTCAATACATCGGGAAGCCGTTGCGGCTTTTTCGGCAATGAAATAAGCGAAGCAGGATTCTTTGAACAGCGTCCATCCACTTCCAAAAACCGGTGAAAGCTTTTGATTGACGACAGGGCCCGCGCGCGCGAAGTAAGAGCAAGACCCTGGTCTTTCAGGGACGATTCAAAGGCAACGATATTGTCGCGTGTTATGTGCGACCAAGAAATAGCGGTACCGGCCGGTTGCAATGACGCAAGAAATTCAACATAGCGCGTTAAGTCGTGTTCATAAGCACGCACCGTTGAGGTAGCGGCACCCCGCTCGACCCTCAAGTAAGAAAGAAATTCCCGTACGGTATCATCCATAGCATCAGTATACGTCTTCTTGATAAAACCGTATGCTACCTGGCACTCGTGAACCAACAACACACCAGCAATAGACAGGCAGCGGTGATAAAAGCGAACACACGATAAACATTGATGGCTTGCTACAAACAGCTCAGAAAACAGCAGAAATCTTATGCTATGGCTCTCGTGAAGCTATAAATCTAGTGAACCTATGATTCTAGTAAACCTATGGCTCTAGCGAACCTGCAGTGCAGCGGCAACGAACCCTTTGAAAAGTGGATGGGGACGCGTGGGTCGGCTTTTGAATTCCGGATGTCCCTGACTGGCAACAAACCAGGGGTGATTGGGTAGCTCCACCATTTCGACGAGTCGACCATCAGGTGATTCCCCTGATATAACAAGACCCGCTTCAACAAGACATGCACGATACGCATTATTAACCTCAAAGCGGTGACGATGTCGTTCGTATATAATTTCCTGCCCATAGATTTGCGCGGCGCGCGTATCGGGCACCACCTTGCAGGGATAAGCACCTAGCCGCATGGTGCCGCCCTTATCTTCAACATCTTCCTGTTCGGGCATAAGATCGATGACTGGATGCATCGCATCAGCATTAAATTCGGTTGACGTCGCATTCGCAAGTCCGGCTACATTGCGGGCAAATTCGCACACTGCCGCTTGCATACCCAGACAAATTCCCAGATAGGGGACATTGTTCTCACGTGCATATCGGGCTGCTTGAATCTTCCCTTCAAATGCACGCTGTCCAAAGCCACCCGGCACTAAAATGCCCTGCATACCAGCTAATGTTGACGCAACATTTTCAGCGGTTACCGCTTCCCCGTCGATAAAATGAATATTCACCGCTGTGCCGTTCGCGACACCGGCGTGCCCTAATGCTTCGTTCACTGAAAGATACGCATCAGGCAGGCTCACGTACTTTCCCACAATAGCGATATCAACGACGTCTTGACACGCTGCCTTTGCGTCAAGAAACGACTGAAGTGGAGAAAGGTCAATCGACGGACAAGGAAGCTGCAAACAGGCAAGAACTTTCTCGTCGAACTGCTGTGCATGAAGATGTAAGGGCACTTCATAAATACTTGGTGCGTCGATGCAAGAAAGTACTTGTTCACTCGCAACATCACAGAACAGAGCGATCTTTTCACGTACGGCAAGCGAAACGTCGTGATCGCTGCGGCAAACAATAAAATCAGGCTGAACGCCCAAAGAACGTAATTCTTTTACTGAATGCTGAGTCGGTTTTGTTTTTACTTCGTGAGCTGCGCTGATGTAGGGCACGAGTGTGCAATGAATAAATGCTGTATTGCCAGGACCGCATTCCTTGCGGAATTGGCGGGCGGCTTCGATGAAGGGTTGTCCTTCAATATCGCCGATCGTACCGCCAATTT
This genomic interval from Cryptobacterium curtum DSM 15641 contains the following:
- a CDS encoding UDP-N-acetylmuramoyl-L-alanyl-D-glutamate--2,6-diaminopimelate ligase, which encodes MAMTCRELFEGIDCTFLGNADEPVSGIAYRSDAVTAGDAFFCIVGTNVDGHSFAQDAIDHGARVIVAQRKVYLADATDVVEIIVSDTRRAMAAAAANFYGHPSTDFHLVGITGTNGKTTTTYLVEHIAEVAGRTTGVIGTVGNRIAGRLEHAERTTPESVDLQHLFARMRDAGCDTVAMEVSSHALDLERTWGTHFAVTAFSNLTQDHLDYHKTFEAYFEAKALLFSSDYPARRVICIDDKWGQELLRRCAAAGDRILSVGFDPAAQIHPVSVKYATTHTDVVLDVRGQEYSLTYPLVGRFNVSNVMLALGIGLELGIPIEVVLRALSESPQVPGRLQRISAVHDGGISVFVDYAHTPDALRKAISAVANLTDGRVIVVFGCGGDRDATKRPLMGQAALSGDFAVVTSDNPRSEDPDAIISDILEGMESASERFEVHPDRREAIARAIALANTGDAILVAGKGHEDYQILATETIHFSDAEVAGEELENAFGSR
- a CDS encoding peptidoglycan D,D-transpeptidase FtsI family protein gives rise to the protein MASRPSSRYPRASSRVSHSHQFDETAALVPASGSRVTFILILFALVALVGVFRLAYLSLIIGPDNAAEAIASRTQTVQVEAKRGTIYDRNGKVLATTIDATTIYCNPSEVTDPEGDANLLAGELGGTASDYIDALSKSDSSFAYIYRKADKDTAVRIKDMKLAGIYFLADSKRVYPYGQVAGQVIGLCDVDGKGVSGLELYYDETLAGTSGEMRIERGGNGYAVAGGLTEVRQAQDGKDIVVSLDVDMQERLETRLTKEVSELSGKRGDALLYDGATGEVIACASTPYLNPEDRSSVKEGSTSLMPISVAYEPGSIFKGVTMAAILEAGVLSPESELYCPSSLPADEYTVTDAHDRASETMTLTQILARSSNIGTSLAAKQLGFRQLYHKIQAYGLTEATGIDFPGESAGYCTDVSTWSTIQSYNVSFGQGLTVTPLQMARFYGALANGGVAYQPHFLLSGNTPDSQNASSWEEGQIFENTEALAPLEGMLQEVVAKGTGKKAQIEGFKPAGKTGTAQYTDDSGRYASDRYNISFIGYIPASTSKLVCFVGVTEVPGDASTASAFKDIMSFAINRYKITAQ
- the rsmH gene encoding 16S rRNA (cytosine(1402)-N(4))-methyltransferase RsmH, with amino-acid sequence MTNEYRHIPVLLTECLDYLRLETGRTYVDATLGGAGHSIEAAKHIQTAGTLVGIDQDEVALTAARTRLLALPTDKRPELCLLRGNFGDMDELLLQADIPSVDAFLFDLGVSSVQIDTPSRGFSFKEKAPLDMRMDPGKSTLTAAEIINTYNAADLARIIRTYSDERWATRIADFIVQARTHARIETSDQLVDIIKAAIPASARRSGGHPAKRTFQALRIEVNSELDVLQQGLEAAIRWLAPGGRLAVISYHSLEDRIVKETFLRFSRGCTCPPDLPVCVCGNVPIIKVITRKPVLPTPEEIERNPRARSAKLRVAEKL
- a CDS encoding division/cell wall cluster transcriptional repressor MraZ, translating into MTELVGEHHHKLDAKGRVSMPSAFRKVLPKNLKVTLSPKKECLYVFEPDSFSMWVNSFFESEGGYKPTSSRHVALRRALNARARDVEVDNSGRIGLSADMRAEAGLDKEVVLTGNDDHLEIWNAKRWDEFLNSVDFSDLFSD
- the xerD gene encoding site-specific tyrosine recombinase XerD codes for the protein MDDTVREFLSYLRVERGAATSTVRAYEHDLTRYVEFLASLQPAGTAISWSHITRDNIVAFESSLKDQGLALTSRARALSSIKSFHRFLEVDGRCSKNPASLISLPKKPQRLPDVLSIDTVGRLLDSSIGDRPVDLRDRALLEVLYGCGLRASELCGLDVDRVNTDDGVLLVRGKGDKERIVPLAGTAEKALCDYLEHGRPVLARAGRTSTMAVFLNARGSRLTRQSVHRIVRNAGLRVGIDNLHPHTLRHSCATHLLEGGADLRIIQDMLGHSDIATTQIYTHVQQTHLQEEYRSAHPRARR
- a CDS encoding CTP synthase; protein product: MAKYIFVTGGVVSSLGKGITAASLGHLLKARGYKVTMQKMDPYLNVDPGTMSPFQHGEVFVTEDGHEGDLDLGHYERFIDENLTRASNFTQGSIYQTLIARERRGDFLGGTVQVIPHVTEAIKERLRRVSDHTQADIVIVEIGGTIGDIEGQPFIEAARQFRKECGPGNTAFIHCTLVPYISAAHEVKTKPTQHSVKELRSLGVQPDFIVCRSDHDVSLAVREKIALFCDVASEQVLSCIDAPSIYEVPLHLHAQQFDEKVLACLQLPCPSIDLSPLQSFLDAKAACQDVVDIAIVGKYVSLPDAYLSVNEALGHAGVANGTAVNIHFIDGEAVTAENVASTLAGMQGILVPGGFGQRAFEGKIQAARYARENNVPYLGICLGMQAAVCEFARNVAGLANATSTEFNADAMHPVIDLMPEQEDVEDKGGTMRLGAYPCKVVPDTRAAQIYGQEIIYERHRHRFEVNNAYRACLVEAGLVISGESPDGRLVEMVELPNHPWFVASQGHPEFKSRPTRPHPLFKGFVAAALQVR